A part of Neovison vison isolate M4711 chromosome 8, ASM_NN_V1, whole genome shotgun sequence genomic DNA contains:
- the CHST10 gene encoding carbohydrate sulfotransferase 10: protein MKNTHPQGSAQTLAGRITEWLTFDNMHHQWLLLAACFWVIFMFMVASKFITLTFKDPDAYSAKQEFLFLTAVPDAGKLPGEKHFPEELKPTGKVPSDSRLVQPLVYVERLELIRNVCRDEALKNLSHTAVSKFVLDRIFVCDKHKILFCQTPKVGNTQWKKVLIVLNGAFPSIEEIPENVVHDHEKNGLPRLSSFSDAEIQKRLKTYFKFFIVRDPFERLISAFKDKFVHNPRFEPWYRHEIAPGIIRKYRKNRTETRGIQFEDFVRYLGDPNHRWLDLQFGDHIIHWVTYVELCAPCEIKYSVIGHHETLEDDAPYILKEAGIDHLVSYPTIPPGITVYNKTKVERYFLGISKRDIRRLYARFEGDFKLFGYQKPDFLLN from the exons ACCAGTGGCTTCTGTTGGCCGCATGCTTTTGGGTGATTTTCATGTTCATGGTGGCTAGCAAATTTATCACGTTGACCTTTAAAGACCCTGATG CATACAGTGCCAAACAGGAGTTCCTGTTCCTGACAGCTGTGCCAGATGCGGGGAAGTTGCCTGGAGAGAAGCACTTTCCTGAGGAATTGAAG CCCACTGGGAAGGTGCCTTCAGACAGCCGGCTTGTTCAACCCCTTGTCTACGTGGAGCGCCTGGAACTCATCAGAAACGTCTGCAGGGATGAAGCCCTGAAGAATCTCTCGCACACCGCGGTCTCCAAGTTTGTCCTGGATCGGATATTCGTCTGTGACAAGCACAAGATTCTTTTCTGCCAGACTCCTAAAGTGGGCAACACCCAGTGGAAGAAAGTGTTGATCGTGTTAAATG GAGCTTTTCCTTCCATTGAAGAGATCCCTGAAAATGTGGTTCATGACCATGAGAAGAATGGCCTCCCTCGTCTCTCTTCCTTCAGTGATGCAGAAATTCAGAAGCG CTTGAAAAcgtattttaagttttttattgtCAGAGATCCCTTCGAAAGACTGATTTCTGCATTTAAAGATAAGTTTGTTCACAACCCCCGCTTTGAGCCATGGTACAGGCATGAGATTGCCCCGGGCATCATCAGGAAATACAGGAAGAACCGCACGGAGACCAGGGGCATCCAGTTCGAAGATTTTGTACGGTACTTGGGCGATCCAAACCACAGATGGCTGGACCTTCAGTTTGGGGACCACATCATTCACTGGGTAACATATGTTGAACTGTGCGCACCCTGCGAGATAAAGTACAGTGTGATCGGTCACCATGAGACCCTGGAGGATGATGCCCCCTACATCTTAAAAGAAGCTGGCATAGACCACCTGGTGTCTTACCCCACCATCCCTCCGGGCATTACCGTGTACAATAAAACCAAGGTGGAGCGCTACTTCCTGGGCATCAGCAAACGGGACATCCGGCGCCTGTATGCACGTTTTGAAGGGGACTTTAAACTCTTCGGGTATCAGAAGCCAGATTTTTTGTTAAACTAA